CATTCTGACTTCGCCCGCATCACTGCAAGCCCCCCGCAGGAGGTCGCCTGGGATGACCGTCTCTTCCACCGCAAATAGCCCCACTCCCAGCCTGCGCGCCTTCCTGCTCGCCGGCGGCCGCAGCTCCCGCATGGGGCAGGACAAAGCCCTGCTCCCCATCCACGGCCAGCCGCTGGTCGAGCAAATGCTCGCAAGGCTCCGCGCCCTCGGTCTGGAAGCCACCATCTGCGGTAATCGTCCTGATCTCGCCGCCTACGCGACCATCCTTCCGGACGCCGCCGAAGCCTGCGGACCCCTCGGCGGCATCACCGCCGCACTCGAAGCCTCTCCCGCCGAGCTCAACCTCGTCCTCGCGGTCGATCTCCCGGCCCTCCCCGTCGAGTTCCTCCGCTGGCTCACCCTCCGCGCCGCGCTCACCGGCGCCCCTGCCACCATTCCGTATG
The DNA window shown above is from Acidobacterium capsulatum ATCC 51196 and carries:
- the mobA gene encoding molybdenum cofactor guanylyltransferase → MTVSSTANSPTPSLRAFLLAGGRSSRMGQDKALLPIHGQPLVEQMLARLRALGLEATICGNRPDLAAYATILPDAAEACGPLGGITAALEASPAELNLVLAVDLPALPVEFLRWLTLRAALTGAPATIPYALGRPQPLCAVYHRNLAPGLRQSLASGDYRIMSAVHRVASRIDTFMVEQVAAAGAFSLTPPLPPVYTWFRNLNTPQDAARFAASHPSNKLEGNETAD